A genome region from Pseudomonas pergaminensis includes the following:
- a CDS encoding SelT/SelW/SelH family protein yields MSSIKPEIVITYCTQCQWLLRAAWLAQELLSTFADDLGKVSLAPATGGTFRITCDGVQIWERKADGGFPEAKVLKQRVRDQIDPQRDLGHNDRTQ; encoded by the coding sequence ATGTCGTCGATTAAACCCGAGATCGTCATTACCTATTGCACCCAGTGCCAGTGGCTGCTGCGCGCGGCGTGGCTGGCGCAGGAACTGCTGAGTACGTTTGCCGATGACTTGGGCAAGGTGTCGCTGGCGCCGGCCACCGGTGGCACGTTTCGTATCACTTGTGATGGCGTGCAGATTTGGGAGCGCAAGGCCGACGGTGGCTTCCCGGAAGCCAAGGTGCTCAAGCAGCGCGTACGTGACCAGATCGACCCGCAGCGTGACCTGGGGCACAACGACCGTACGCAGTAG
- a CDS encoding MarR family transcriptional regulator: MPLTDQHRFGMQLAQMSRGWRAELDRRLAGLGLSQARWLVLLHLARFEEAPTQRELAQSVGVEGPTLARLLDSLEGQGLVQRQAVVEDRRAKRILLCDTARPLIEQIETIATALRHELFVGVDEADLSVCMRVHGHILANLEKS; this comes from the coding sequence ATGCCGTTAACCGATCAACACCGATTTGGCATGCAACTGGCGCAAATGTCCCGAGGTTGGCGTGCCGAACTGGACCGTCGCCTGGCCGGGCTAGGCCTGTCCCAGGCGCGCTGGCTGGTGCTGCTGCACCTCGCTCGTTTTGAAGAAGCACCCACCCAGCGTGAGCTGGCGCAAAGCGTCGGCGTCGAAGGGCCAACCCTGGCCCGCCTGCTGGACAGCCTTGAAGGCCAGGGCCTGGTGCAACGCCAAGCCGTGGTGGAAGACCGCCGTGCCAAGCGCATCCTGCTGTGCGATACCGCCCGGCCGCTGATCGAACAAATCGAAACCATCGCCACCGCCCTGCGCCATGAGCTGTTTGTAGGCGTGGACGAAGCCGACTTGAGCGTGTGCATGCGCGTGCATGGGCACATCCTGGCTAACTTGGAAAAATCCTGA
- a CDS encoding amino acid aminotransferase: protein MHFDAIGRVPGDPILGLMDLYAQDTNPNKFDLGVGVYKDDQGLTPIPHSVKLAEQRLVDTQATKTYIGGHGNAAFGKLISELVLGADSALIRERRAGATQTPGGTGALRLSADFIAQNLPGRGVWLSNPTWPIHETIFAKAGIPVSHYPYVGADNRLDVAAMLATLSTVPKGDVVLLHACCHNPTGFDLSQDDWRQVLQIVRERHLLPLIDFAYQGFGDGLEQDAWAVRLFAAELPEVLVTSSCSKNFGLYSDRVGALIVCAADAEKLTDVRSQLANTARNLWSTPPDHGAAVVATILGDAELKTLWSDEVEAMRSRIAHLRSGLVEALAPHGLSERFAHIGAQRGMFSYTGLSAEQVKQLREKHSVYMVSSGRANVAGIDATRLALLAQAIADVSN from the coding sequence ATGCATTTCGATGCCATTGGCCGCGTACCCGGCGACCCGATCCTCGGGCTGATGGACCTGTATGCCCAGGACACCAACCCGAACAAATTCGATCTGGGTGTTGGCGTCTACAAGGATGACCAAGGCCTGACGCCCATTCCGCACTCGGTCAAGCTGGCCGAGCAGCGCCTGGTCGATACCCAGGCCACCAAGACCTACATCGGCGGCCACGGCAACGCCGCGTTCGGCAAGCTGATCAGCGAGCTGGTACTCGGCGCGGACTCCGCGCTGATCCGCGAACGCCGTGCCGGCGCCACCCAGACCCCAGGCGGCACCGGCGCCCTGCGCCTGAGCGCCGACTTCATCGCGCAAAACCTGCCTGGTCGCGGCGTATGGCTGAGCAACCCGACCTGGCCGATCCACGAAACCATCTTCGCCAAGGCCGGCATTCCGGTCAGCCATTATCCTTACGTGGGCGCTGATAACCGCCTGGACGTGGCGGCGATGCTCGCCACCCTGTCCACTGTGCCCAAGGGCGACGTCGTGCTATTGCACGCCTGCTGCCACAACCCGACCGGTTTCGACCTGTCACAGGATGACTGGCGCCAAGTGCTGCAGATCGTGCGCGAACGCCATTTGCTGCCGCTGATCGACTTTGCCTACCAGGGCTTTGGCGACGGCCTGGAGCAGGACGCCTGGGCGGTGCGGCTGTTTGCGGCCGAGTTGCCGGAAGTGCTGGTCACCAGTTCCTGCTCGAAGAACTTCGGCCTGTACAGCGACCGTGTCGGCGCATTGATCGTGTGCGCGGCGGATGCCGAGAAGCTGACGGATGTGCGCAGCCAGCTGGCTAACACGGCACGTAACCTGTGGTCGACGCCACCGGATCATGGCGCCGCAGTGGTGGCGACCATCCTGGGCGATGCCGAGCTGAAAACGCTATGGAGCGACGAGGTCGAAGCCATGCGCTCGCGCATTGCACACCTGCGCTCCGGACTGGTGGAAGCGTTGGCACCCCATGGCCTGTCGGAGCGGTTTGCACACATCGGGGCGCAGCGTGGGATGTTCTCCTACACCGGCTTGAGTGCCGAGCAGGTGAAGCAACTGCGGGAGAAGCACAGCGTGTACATGGTGAGTTCGGGGCGGGCCAACGTGGCGGGGATAGATGCGACGCGATTGGCGTTGCTGGCTCAAGCCATCGCCGACGTCTCCAACTGA
- a CDS encoding patatin-like phospholipase family protein → MRRLLSCLFLCLLPFVADAVEPPRPKIGLVLSGGAARGLAHIGVLKALEEQGIQIDAIAGTSMGAVIGGLYASGYKIDELEKLALNIDWQQALSDAPPREDVPFRRKQDDRDFLVKQKLSFRDDGSLGLPLGVIQGQNLALLLESMFAHSSDTRNFDKLPIPFRAVATDITTGEKVVFRKGHLPQVIRASMSIPAVFAPVELDGRLLVDGGMTDNIPLDVAREMGVDIAIVVDIGTPLRSRKQLATVVDVLNQSITLMTRRNSEEQLKDLHPKDVLIQPPLAAYGVTDFGRAKDMIDAGYRATRALDARLAHLRPTEPIDPQLVAARTPGERTPVITAINVENDSKVSDDVIRYYIRQPLGEPLNLGRLQSDMGTLYGLDYFEQVQYRVVKKGQDNTLVISARGKRSGTDYLRLGLNLSDDMRGDSAFNLGASYRMNGINRLGAEWLTRVQIGDRQELYSEFYQPMDTGSRYFVAPYISAQAQNVELILDNDPISEYRLERYGFGLNVGRQIGNSGEIRFGVGEAWGKADVRIGDRDLPSVSFSEGFYELKYSFDSLDNVYFPHTGEDIGLAYREFEPGLGSDQRYRQWEFKLDKAMSHGPDNLVLGGRYGRTLDDSDVVISSFLLGGARQLSGFRQDAISGQNISLMRAVYYRRLTPRSYLPLDFPLYLGASLERGRAWNNDNEFDSGYINAASIFLGFDTPLGPLNFSYGFNDDNQKAVYLNLGQTF, encoded by the coding sequence ATGCGCCGTCTGCTGTCCTGCCTGTTTCTGTGCCTACTTCCTTTTGTTGCCGACGCCGTCGAACCGCCACGCCCGAAAATCGGCCTGGTGCTGTCCGGCGGCGCCGCCCGTGGGCTGGCCCATATCGGCGTGCTCAAGGCGCTGGAAGAGCAAGGCATCCAGATCGATGCGATTGCCGGCACCAGCATGGGCGCGGTGATCGGTGGGCTGTACGCGTCGGGGTACAAGATCGACGAGCTGGAAAAACTGGCGCTCAATATTGATTGGCAACAGGCCCTGTCCGACGCGCCGCCTCGGGAAGATGTGCCGTTCCGGCGCAAGCAGGATGACCGGGATTTCCTGGTCAAACAGAAACTCAGCTTCCGCGACGACGGCAGCCTGGGCCTGCCACTGGGGGTGATCCAGGGTCAGAACCTGGCGCTGCTGCTGGAAAGCATGTTCGCCCACAGCAGCGACACGCGTAACTTCGACAAGCTGCCTATCCCCTTCCGCGCGGTGGCAACCGACATCACCACCGGCGAGAAGGTGGTGTTCCGCAAGGGCCACCTGCCCCAGGTAATCCGCGCCAGCATGTCGATCCCGGCGGTATTTGCCCCGGTAGAACTGGATGGCCGGCTGCTGGTGGACGGCGGCATGACCGACAACATCCCGCTGGATGTGGCGCGGGAAATGGGCGTGGATATCGCCATCGTCGTCGACATCGGCACCCCACTGCGCTCGCGCAAGCAACTGGCGACGGTGGTGGACGTGCTCAACCAGTCCATCACCTTGATGACCCGGCGCAACTCCGAGGAACAGCTCAAGGATCTGCACCCCAAGGACGTGCTGATCCAGCCGCCCCTCGCCGCCTATGGCGTGACCGACTTCGGCCGCGCCAAGGACATGATCGACGCCGGCTACCGCGCCACCCGCGCCCTTGATGCACGCCTGGCCCACCTGCGCCCCACCGAACCGATCGACCCGCAACTGGTGGCGGCCCGCACTCCGGGCGAGCGCACGCCAGTGATCACCGCCATCAACGTGGAAAACGATTCGAAAGTCAGCGACGACGTGATTCGCTACTACATCCGCCAACCCCTGGGCGAGCCGTTGAACCTGGGCCGCCTGCAGTCAGACATGGGCACCTTGTACGGCCTGGACTACTTCGAGCAGGTGCAGTACCGCGTGGTCAAGAAAGGCCAGGACAACACCCTGGTGATCAGCGCGCGCGGCAAACGCAGCGGCACCGATTACCTGCGCCTGGGCCTGAACCTGTCGGATGACATGCGCGGCGACAGCGCCTTCAACCTCGGCGCCAGCTACCGCATGAACGGCATCAACCGCCTGGGCGCCGAATGGCTGACGCGGGTGCAGATCGGTGATCGGCAAGAGCTGTACAGCGAGTTCTACCAGCCGATGGACACCGGCTCGCGCTACTTTGTCGCCCCCTACATCAGTGCCCAGGCACAGAACGTCGAGCTGATCCTGGACAACGACCCCATCTCCGAATACCGCCTGGAACGCTACGGTTTTGGCTTGAACGTCGGCCGCCAGATTGGCAACAGCGGCGAGATCCGCTTTGGCGTCGGTGAAGCCTGGGGCAAGGCGGATGTGCGCATCGGCGACCGCGACCTGCCCAGCGTGAGTTTCAGCGAAGGCTTCTACGAATTGAAGTACTCCTTCGATTCCCTGGACAACGTGTACTTCCCCCATACCGGCGAAGACATCGGCCTGGCCTACCGCGAATTCGAACCGGGGCTGGGTTCGGACCAACGCTACCGCCAATGGGAATTCAAGCTGGACAAGGCCATGAGCCACGGCCCGGACAACCTGGTGCTGGGTGGCCGCTACGGGCGCACCCTGGATGATTCGGACGTGGTGATTTCCAGCTTCCTGCTGGGCGGTGCGCGGCAGCTGTCGGGCTTTCGCCAGGATGCAATCTCGGGCCAGAACATCAGCCTGATGCGGGCCGTGTACTACCGCCGGCTCACACCACGTTCGTACCTGCCGCTGGACTTCCCGCTGTACCTGGGTGCGTCACTGGAACGCGGCCGGGCGTGGAACAACGACAATGAATTCGACAGCGGCTACATCAACGCGGCGAGTATTTTCCTGGGCTTTGATACACCGTTGGGGCCGCTGAATTTCAGTTATGGGTTCAACGATGACAATCAGAAGGCGGTGTACCTGAACCTGGGGCAGACGTTCTAA
- a CDS encoding UDP-2,3-diacylglucosamine diphosphatase: protein MTSAEFTKPSRKQRVRTLWISDVHLGTRDCQAEHLSQFLKGYHADKVYLVGDIIDGWKLRGGMYWPQAHTNVIRRLLTMAKRGTEVIYVTGNHDEFLRRYSKLILGNIQLVDEAVHVTADGRHLLVIHGDQFDVITRYHRWLAFLGDSAYEFTLTLNRWLNHWRARYGYGYWSLSAYLKHKVKTAVNFISDFEEAIAHEVTKRELHGVVCGHIHHAEIRKVGEVDYLNCGDWVESCTALIEHWDGSIELYRLADAQAKEALLKAEMVAG from the coding sequence ATGACCAGTGCCGAATTCACCAAGCCCAGCCGCAAGCAACGGGTTCGTACCCTGTGGATTTCCGATGTGCACCTGGGCACCCGGGATTGCCAGGCCGAACATTTGTCGCAGTTCCTCAAGGGGTACCACGCGGACAAGGTCTACCTGGTCGGCGACATCATTGATGGCTGGAAGCTGCGCGGCGGGATGTATTGGCCCCAAGCCCACACCAACGTGATCCGTCGCCTGCTGACCATGGCCAAGCGCGGCACCGAGGTGATCTACGTCACCGGCAACCACGACGAGTTCCTGCGCCGCTATTCCAAGCTGATCCTGGGCAATATCCAGTTGGTGGACGAGGCCGTGCACGTGACTGCCGATGGCCGGCATTTGTTGGTGATCCACGGCGATCAGTTTGATGTGATCACCCGCTACCACCGCTGGCTGGCGTTCCTTGGCGACTCAGCCTACGAGTTCACCCTCACGCTGAACCGTTGGCTGAACCATTGGCGTGCGCGCTATGGCTATGGCTATTGGTCGCTGTCGGCGTACCTCAAGCACAAGGTCAAGACAGCGGTGAACTTCATCAGTGATTTCGAAGAAGCCATCGCCCACGAAGTGACCAAGCGCGAGTTGCACGGCGTGGTGTGCGGGCATATCCACCATGCGGAGATTCGCAAGGTGGGCGAGGTGGATTACCTCAACTGCGGGGATTGGGTGGAGTCGTGCACGGCATTGATCGAGCACTGGGATGGGAGTATCGAGTTGTATCGGTTGGCGGATGCGCAGGCCAAAGAGGCTCTGCTGAAAGCAGAAATGGTCGCAGGTTAA
- a CDS encoding DMT family transporter — protein MTPRSALGALHIGALMFGLTGVFGKLAAASPAIIVFGRAVFAVVALAVFARFASNTAWKKLELRDWRRLLLSGVLLAAHWVTFFIAVKVAGVAVATLGFTAFPAFTVILEGLIFRERIRANEVLLVVLVSIGLVLVTPDFNLASEATGGLLWGIASGLLFSLLSLNNRASSGRIPAVQAALCQNVVVALCLLPVAAPGLTEVRAIDWLWIGLLGVFCTGLAHSLFVASLAVIKARTASVVFAMEPVYGITAAWLLFAETPTLRMLLGGVLIIVAIVLSGLMGGASQAKQPAATA, from the coding sequence ATGACTCCCCGCTCAGCCCTCGGCGCCCTGCATATCGGCGCATTGATGTTTGGCCTCACCGGCGTGTTCGGCAAACTGGCGGCCGCCTCGCCAGCCATCATCGTGTTTGGTCGCGCGGTGTTTGCCGTGGTGGCCCTGGCGGTCTTTGCCCGGTTCGCCAGCAACACGGCGTGGAAAAAGCTGGAACTGCGCGACTGGCGCCGGCTGCTGCTCAGCGGTGTCTTGCTGGCGGCACACTGGGTCACCTTCTTTATTGCGGTAAAAGTTGCCGGCGTGGCCGTCGCAACCCTGGGCTTTACCGCATTCCCGGCCTTTACCGTGATCCTCGAAGGGCTGATATTCCGCGAGCGCATCCGCGCCAACGAAGTGCTGCTGGTGGTGCTGGTCAGCATCGGCCTGGTGTTGGTGACCCCGGACTTCAACCTCGCCAGCGAAGCCACCGGTGGGTTGCTCTGGGGGATCGCCTCGGGGCTGCTGTTTTCGCTGTTGTCGCTGAACAACCGTGCCAGTTCCGGACGCATCCCGGCGGTGCAAGCGGCGTTGTGCCAGAACGTGGTGGTCGCCTTGTGCCTGCTGCCCGTGGCGGCACCAGGGCTGACCGAGGTGCGCGCAATCGACTGGCTGTGGATCGGCTTGCTCGGCGTGTTCTGCACCGGCCTGGCCCACAGCCTGTTTGTCGCCAGCCTCGCGGTGATCAAGGCGCGCACCGCCTCGGTGGTGTTTGCCATGGAGCCGGTCTACGGCATCACCGCGGCCTGGTTGCTGTTCGCCGAAACCCCGACACTGCGCATGCTGTTGGGCGGCGTGCTGATCATCGTCGCAATCGTGCTTTCCGGGTTGATGGGCGGTGCCAGCCAGGCCAAACAACCCGCTGCAACGGCTTGA
- the recQ gene encoding DNA helicase RecQ gives MLEQAQRVLKDIFGYDSFRGRQGAIIERVASGGDALVLMPTGGGKSLCFQVPALLRNGLAVVVSPLIALMDDQVATLEELGVAAASLNSTLSAEQQRDLAARIKRGEVKMLYLAPERLVQPRMLAFLQSLEIALFAIDEAHCVSQWGHDFRREYLQLGQLAELFPDVPRIALTATADKRTREEIVERLHLQNAERFLSSFDRPNIFYRIVPKEQPRKQLLAFLSERRSDAGIVYCLSRKKVDEVAAFLCEQGYPALPYHAGLPNETRSAHQKRFLNEEGLIMVATIAFGMGIDKSNVRFVAHMDLPKSLEAYYQETGRAGRDGLPADAWMVYGLQDVVMLKQMLQNSEGDERHKRLEQHKLDAMLSLCEETRCRRQTLLAYFDEDMPEPCGHCDNCVDGVQTWDATEPARQGLSAIYRTGQRYGVGHLVDVLLGKDNEKVRSFGHEKLSVYGVGKARAEGEWRSLFRQMVARGLVDIDIEGYGGLRLNDSCRPLLKGEVSLELRRDLKPQTTAKSSTSQASQLVRGEEREQWEALRTLRRKLAQEHSVPPYVIFPDSTLLEMLREQPTTMAEMARVSGVGARKLERYGQAFLEVLGGQAEAPKEVADIRHELISLARAGMTPIQIAGQLQCSEKNVYTLLAESIGKQQLSLEQALDLPEDLLGEIQDAFLDGEGELPPVAEIAPLFTGRVPEGVLYCVRAALQSEFEI, from the coding sequence ATGCTCGAGCAGGCACAACGCGTCCTCAAGGACATCTTCGGCTACGACAGTTTTCGTGGCCGCCAGGGTGCGATCATTGAGCGCGTGGCCAGTGGCGGTGACGCACTGGTACTGATGCCTACCGGTGGCGGCAAGTCGTTGTGCTTCCAGGTGCCGGCGCTGTTGCGCAATGGCTTGGCTGTGGTGGTGTCGCCGCTGATCGCGCTGATGGACGATCAGGTCGCCACCCTCGAAGAGCTGGGCGTTGCCGCGGCGTCCTTGAACTCCACCCTCAGCGCCGAGCAGCAACGCGACCTGGCCGCGCGGATCAAGCGCGGTGAAGTGAAGATGCTCTATCTGGCCCCCGAGCGCTTGGTGCAGCCGCGCATGCTGGCCTTTTTGCAGAGCCTGGAAATTGCCCTGTTCGCCATCGACGAAGCCCACTGCGTGTCGCAATGGGGACACGATTTTCGCCGCGAATACCTGCAGCTCGGCCAACTGGCAGAGCTGTTTCCCGATGTGCCGCGCATTGCCCTGACCGCCACCGCCGACAAGCGCACCCGCGAAGAAATCGTCGAGCGCCTGCATCTGCAGAACGCCGAGCGCTTCCTGTCGAGTTTTGACCGGCCGAATATCTTCTACCGCATCGTGCCCAAGGAGCAGCCGCGCAAGCAATTGCTGGCGTTCCTCTCCGAGCGGCGCAGCGATGCGGGCATTGTCTATTGCCTGTCGCGCAAGAAGGTCGATGAAGTGGCCGCGTTCCTCTGCGAGCAGGGCTACCCGGCGCTGCCGTACCACGCCGGCCTGCCCAACGAAACGCGTTCGGCTCACCAGAAGCGCTTCCTCAACGAGGAAGGCCTGATCATGGTGGCTACCATCGCGTTCGGCATGGGCATCGACAAATCCAACGTGCGTTTCGTGGCGCACATGGATTTGCCCAAATCCCTGGAGGCGTACTACCAGGAAACCGGTCGCGCCGGCCGGGATGGCCTGCCTGCGGATGCCTGGATGGTCTACGGCCTGCAGGATGTAGTGATGCTCAAGCAGATGTTGCAGAACTCCGAAGGCGACGAGCGTCACAAGCGCCTTGAGCAGCACAAGCTCGATGCGATGCTCTCGCTGTGCGAGGAAACCCGTTGCCGCCGCCAGACCTTGCTGGCCTACTTCGACGAAGACATGCCTGAACCTTGTGGTCATTGCGATAACTGCGTCGACGGTGTGCAGACCTGGGATGCCACCGAGCCGGCGCGTCAGGGCTTGTCCGCCATCTACCGCACCGGCCAGCGTTATGGTGTCGGTCACCTGGTGGATGTACTGCTGGGCAAGGACAACGAGAAAGTCCGCAGCTTCGGCCACGAGAAACTCTCGGTCTACGGCGTCGGCAAGGCCCGCGCTGAAGGCGAGTGGCGCTCGCTGTTCCGGCAGATGGTCGCGCGCGGCCTGGTGGACATCGACATCGAGGGCTACGGCGGGTTGCGCTTGAATGACAGTTGCCGGCCGTTGCTCAAGGGCGAAGTCAGCCTGGAACTGCGCCGCGACCTCAAGCCGCAGACCACCGCCAAGAGCAGCACCAGCCAAGCCAGCCAACTGGTGCGTGGCGAAGAGCGCGAGCAGTGGGAAGCCTTGCGCACCCTGCGGCGCAAACTGGCGCAGGAACACAGCGTGCCGCCGTACGTTATTTTCCCCGACTCCACCCTGCTGGAGATGCTGCGCGAGCAACCCACCACCATGGCCGAGATGGCGCGCGTCAGCGGCGTGGGTGCGCGCAAGCTGGAGCGTTACGGCCAGGCCTTCCTCGAAGTGCTCGGCGGCCAGGCCGAAGCGCCGAAGGAAGTCGCCGATATCCGCCACGAACTGATCAGCCTGGCACGTGCCGGCATGACCCCGATCCAGATCGCGGGTCAACTGCAATGCTCGGAGAAAAACGTCTACACCTTGCTCGCCGAATCCATCGGCAAGCAGCAACTCTCGTTGGAGCAGGCGCTTGATTTGCCGGAGGATTTGCTCGGCGAAATCCAGGACGCGTTCCTCGACGGAGAAGGCGAATTGCCACCGGTGGCGGAGATTGCGCCGCTGTTTACGGGTCGCGTTCCGGAGGGGGTTTTGTACTGCGTAAGGGCGGCTTTGCAGTCCGAATTCGAAATTTAG
- a CDS encoding AraC family transcriptional regulator → MSPTLTLRHYTEAPLAHSHDHAQLVFGLSGHLDLEVDGRGSQVRESSVMVLPFSAHHACGSRDGSRCLVLDVPTEHWVLQSLGEHAEASRRLLDQPTRLALDTRQSQLVHWLAQSPVDDPLIVQQGAVLLLASLNHPLAQPLPGRRLPYAAFNAHIERHVAHPLQVADLARIADLSVARLHARFVTECGQTPMDYIRSRRLQMALDLLRKTPLPIGEIADRVGYTSQSAFAAAMLREFGASPGALRRNAQ, encoded by the coding sequence ATGAGCCCCACTCTCACGCTACGCCACTACACCGAAGCGCCGCTCGCCCACAGCCATGACCATGCGCAGTTGGTGTTCGGCCTGTCCGGGCATTTGGACCTGGAAGTCGATGGGCGTGGCAGCCAAGTGCGCGAAAGCAGCGTGATGGTGCTGCCCTTCTCCGCCCACCATGCGTGCGGCAGTCGCGATGGCAGCCGCTGCCTGGTGCTGGACGTGCCCACCGAGCACTGGGTGCTGCAATCCTTGGGCGAACATGCCGAGGCCAGTCGCCGCCTGCTCGACCAACCCACGCGGTTGGCCCTGGACACGCGGCAAAGCCAGTTGGTGCACTGGCTGGCGCAGAGCCCGGTGGATGACCCGCTGATCGTCCAGCAGGGCGCGGTGCTGTTACTGGCCAGCCTCAATCATCCGCTGGCTCAACCACTGCCGGGGCGACGCCTGCCGTATGCGGCGTTCAATGCGCACATCGAGCGCCATGTTGCGCACCCGTTGCAGGTGGCAGACCTGGCGCGTATCGCCGACCTGTCGGTGGCGCGTTTACACGCACGCTTCGTGACCGAATGCGGGCAAACGCCCATGGACTATATCCGCAGTCGCCGCCTGCAAATGGCCCTGGACCTGCTGCGCAAAACCCCTTTGCCCATTGGTGAAATCGCCGACCGCGTCGGCTACACCTCGCAAAGTGCCTTTGCTGCCGCGATGCTGCGTGAGTTTGGCGCCTCGCCAGGCGCATTGCGGCGCAACGCGCAGTAA
- a CDS encoding YbaN family protein, protein MGNRSLLLRYVLLAIGWLSVALGVIGIFLPVLPTTPFLLLAAACFARSSPRFYHWLVQHPRLGPWIRDYLDGNGIPLKGKVYAIGLMWLSISVSCYLVPLPWARGFMLTSAVLVTIYILRQKTLPPR, encoded by the coding sequence ATGGGCAATCGTTCGCTGCTCCTGCGCTACGTGCTGCTGGCCATCGGCTGGTTGAGCGTAGCGTTGGGGGTGATCGGCATTTTCCTACCGGTATTGCCGACCACGCCCTTCCTGCTGCTCGCCGCCGCCTGCTTCGCCCGAAGCTCCCCGCGCTTCTACCACTGGCTGGTGCAACACCCGCGCCTGGGCCCGTGGATCCGCGATTACCTGGACGGCAACGGTATCCCCCTCAAAGGCAAGGTCTACGCCATCGGTTTAATGTGGCTGAGCATCAGCGTGTCCTGCTATCTAGTGCCGCTGCCCTGGGCGCGTGGCTTCATGCTGACCAGTGCCGTGCTGGTGACGATCTACATCCTGCGCCAGAAAACCCTGCCACCGCGCTAA
- a CDS encoding 4a-hydroxytetrahydrobiopterin dehydratase → MTTLNQAHCEACRADAPQVSDEELPVLLKQIPDWNIEVRDGVMQLEKVFLFKNFKFALAFTNAMGEISEAEGHHPGLLTEWGKVTVTWWSHSIKGLHRNDFIMAARTDEVAKDAEGRK, encoded by the coding sequence ATGACCACCTTGAACCAAGCCCACTGCGAAGCCTGCCGTGCCGATGCCCCTCAAGTCAGCGACGAAGAACTGCCGGTACTGCTCAAGCAGATCCCCGACTGGAACATCGAAGTCCGTGACGGTGTGATGCAATTGGAAAAGGTCTTCCTGTTCAAGAACTTCAAATTTGCCCTGGCCTTCACCAACGCCATGGGTGAAATCTCCGAGGCCGAAGGCCATCACCCAGGCCTGCTCACCGAGTGGGGCAAAGTCACCGTGACCTGGTGGAGCCACTCCATCAAGGGCCTGCACCGCAACGACTTCATCATGGCCGCGCGCACCGACGAAGTGGCCAAGGACGCCGAGGGCCGCAAGTAA
- a CDS encoding UPF0149 family protein, whose amino-acid sequence MSFAEQLTRLQAFLDADELHDEALDYVAAHGYLTALSICSEVVPDREWIDALFAEEPHYADAAQREEIESTLLALKAHIGRQLASDEEFELPCELDLGEEPDDSDLRGWCIGFMEGVFLREAAWFETAEEEVSEMLLPIMVGSGLFDDQPEFSDIAADANLMDDMIVQIPEALTALYLLCNAPDEKPAILKPRHH is encoded by the coding sequence ATGTCCTTCGCTGAGCAACTAACCCGCCTGCAAGCCTTCCTCGACGCCGATGAGCTGCATGACGAGGCGCTGGACTACGTGGCCGCCCACGGCTACCTGACCGCCCTGTCGATCTGCTCCGAGGTCGTGCCCGACCGTGAATGGATCGACGCACTGTTCGCCGAGGAGCCGCACTACGCCGACGCCGCCCAACGCGAAGAAATCGAATCCACCCTGCTGGCCCTCAAGGCCCACATCGGTCGCCAACTGGCCTCCGACGAAGAATTCGAGCTGCCATGCGAGCTGGACCTGGGTGAAGAGCCGGATGACTCCGACCTGCGCGGCTGGTGCATCGGCTTCATGGAAGGCGTGTTCCTGCGCGAAGCCGCCTGGTTCGAAACCGCCGAGGAAGAAGTCAGCGAAATGCTGCTGCCGATCATGGTCGGTTCGGGCCTGTTCGACGACCAGCCGGAGTTCTCCGACATCGCCGCCGACGCCAACCTGATGGACGACATGATCGTACAGATCCCGGAAGCCCTCACCGCCCTGTACCTGCTGTGCAACGCCCCTGACGAAAAACCTGCGATCCTCAAGCCACGTCACCACTGA